One Halichondria panicea chromosome 6, odHalPani1.1, whole genome shotgun sequence genomic window carries:
- the LOC135337832 gene encoding protein PALS2-like: protein MATNGVVQHEENISNLKEVFSQLNSVLEELRVEEFTWDEDINFLQTFVRDPQVKALAELNDHVAESQSFEQPLGAVSPLCYELQASAPHKYAEERDLVAILQKPHIKSILLVHDTVRSRNYETPLPAYDPNFHPQTQLGRHRHHGRGPEFRVVGLHKDTTEALGITMKLVNNKLIIARILYGGLIHRQGLLQVGDRIVEVNQELVDSMNPSDLQALLKNSSGSLVIKVEPGYHEPAGLTELFVRAHFDYNPRQDRLIPSQDAGMTFRKGDILKILNQEDSFWWQAMQHSDRSVAGLVPSQILEERRKAFKSLDGRAQVGCIGGKKPKKKVMYSSHHSGEFESYNLVLYEPVVQVENFQYRTLVLIGAPNIGRRSLKTRLLTEHGTRFSEVKAHTTRPPKSTEDRNNFNFVSEEHMRREIMAHKFIEFGKYQQHLYGIKSESVVDIINTGKMCILDVHPQALKLLRTPQFRPLVVFVKAANAEGVKKLHSSARVDNPAGHSLLSEEDYDRCAQESIKIEGLYGHYFDATIVNENIDIAYEELLATIRVFSTGKHWVPANWVM, encoded by the exons ATGGCTACTAATGGGGTTGTGCAGCATGAAGAAAATATATCAAATCTTAAAG AGGTGTTTTCACAACTAAACTCGGTGCTTGAAGAACTAAGAGTAGAAGAGTTCACTTGGGATGAAGACATCAATTTCCTCCAAACCTTTGTTCGTGATCCCCAAGTGAAAGCTCTGGCTGAGTTGAATGACCATGTAGCGGAGTCTCAGAGCTTTGAGCAACCTCTAGGAGCAGTCAGTCCTCTCTGTTATGAG CTCCAGGCCAGTGCACCCCACAAATATGCCGAAGAAAGAGATCTAGTCGCCATTCTTCAGAAGCCACATATAAAG TCTATTCTGCTGGTCCACGACACAGTGCGTTCCAGGAACTATGAGACTCCCCTTCCAGCGTACGACCCTAACTTCCACCCCCAGACACAGTTAGGGAGACACCGTCACCATGGTCGCGGACCAGAGTTCCGTGTCGTTGGGTTGCATAAGGACACCACAGAGGCACTG GGTATTACTATGAAGCTGGTGAACAACAAGCTGATCATTGCTAGGATACTGTACGGGGGTCTGATCCATAGACAGGGATTGCTACAAGTTGGAGACAGGATTGTGGAGGTCAACCAGGAGTTAGTCGACTCAATGAATCCCTCTGACCTGCAGGCACTACTG AAAAACAGCTCTGGGTCGCTAGTTATCAAGGTGGAGCCAGGCTACCATGAGCCTGCAGGTCTCACTGAGCTCTTTGTTAGAGCTCATTTTGACTACAACCCCAGACAAGACAGACTGATTCCATCACAAGACGCAGGGATGACTTTCCGCAAAGGAGACATTCTCAAGATCCTTAACCAGGAGGATAGCTTCTGGTGGCAGGCTATGCAACACTCGGACCGTTCAGTTGCTGGACTCGTACCCAGTCAGATATTGGAGGAGAG ACGTAAGGCTTTCAAGAGTCTCGACGGTAGAGCTCAAGTGGGTTGTATAGGGGGGAAAAAGCCAAAGAAGAAGGTCATGTACTCGTCCCATCACTCTGGAGAGTTTGAGTCCTACAATCTAGTGCTTTATGAACCTGTTGTCCAGGTTGAGAATTTCCAGTACAGAACACTCGTGTTAATCG GTGCTCCCAACATTGGTCGGCGTAGCTTGAAGACCAGACTTCTTACAGAACATGGAACAAGATTTTCTGAAGTCAAAGCTC ACACAACCCGCCCTCCTAAGTCTACTGAGGATCGAAACAACTTTAACTTTGTTTCTGAGGAACATATGCGGAGAGAGATTATGGCCCATAAATTCATTGAGTTCGGAAAGTACCAACAACACTTATATGGTATTAAATCAGAGAGCGTTGTTGACATTATCAACACAGGAAAAATGTGCATCCTTGATGTCCATCCTCAG GCGTTGAAGCTGCTTCGTACTCCTCAGTTCCGTCCATTGGTGGTGTTTGTGAAGGCAGCTAATGCCGAGGGCGTGAAAAAACTCCATTCCTCTGCCAGAGTGGACAACCCTGCAGGGCACTCCCTCCTCTCT GAAGAAGATTATGACCGGTGTGCCCAAGAATCTATCAAGATTGAGGGTCTTTACGGCCACTATTTTGACGCTACCATTGTCAATGAGAATATTGACATAGCTTATGAAGAACTACTGGCAACTATTCGAGTGTTCTCAACAGGCAAACACTGGGTGCCAGCCAACTGGGTCATGTGA
- the LOC135337855 gene encoding uncharacterized protein LOC135337855 isoform X2, translated as MANSPDTRLKLRVRYTQHPPAQFLEEFKKFVALHPGVILDEIDSAPSEEVDQGSDGCKASGGEVPPPTKKPKRGVSRVKHIGPGGEAGPSRPKKGYDQSDPPVLDGEGACPYCHLSPCVRARPPSWLIGSAAPNLGNMVKRYKLYRKYYTLLGHLGVWNHPLYMAYKATKTSGKDVLPDCVLTEVRGRFPNPTNVPYRSVQPSCPFIV; from the exons ATGGCTAACAGTCCTGACACAAGACTCAAG CTTCGGGTTCGCTATACCCAACATCCTCCTGCACAGTTTCTTGAGGAATTCAAGAAATTTGTTGCTTTGCACCCTGGCGTCATTCTCGACGAAATAGATTCTGCCCCATCTGAGGAAGTGGATCAAG GGTCAGATGGGTGCAAGGCATCAGGTGGCGAGGTTCCCCCTCCAACAAAGAAACCGAAGAGAG gtgTTTCCCGAGTGAAGCACATAGGGCCAGGGGGTGAAGCCGGTCCTTCAAGGCCTAAGAAAG GCTATGATCAGAGTGATCCTCCAGTCCTGGATGGAGAGGGTGCCTGCCCGTATTGCCACCTGTCACCGTGTGTTAGAGCCAGACCACCCAGCTGGCTGATTGGAAGTGCGGCACCTAATTTGGGCAATATGGTAAAACGATACAAATTGTATCGCAAGTACTACACACTACTCGGACATTTGGGGGTGTGGAATCACCCTTTGTACATGGCCTACAAAGCAACGAAGACGAGTGGAAAGGATGTGCTGCCAGACTGTGTATTGACT GAGGTGCGTGGACGGTTCCCAAACCCAACAAATGTTCCGTACAGAAGCGTACAACCATCATGTCCTTTTATTGTTTAA
- the LOC135337855 gene encoding uncharacterized protein LOC135337855 isoform X1, translating to MANSPDTRLKLRVRYTQHPPAQFLEEFKKFVALHPGVILDEIDSAPSEEVDQGSDGCKASGGEVPPPTKKPKRGVSRVKHIGPGGEAGPSRPKKGPIGYDQSDPPVLDGEGACPYCHLSPCVRARPPSWLIGSAAPNLGNMVKRYKLYRKYYTLLGHLGVWNHPLYMAYKATKTSGKDVLPDCVLTEVRGRFPNPTNVPYRSVQPSCPFIV from the exons ATGGCTAACAGTCCTGACACAAGACTCAAG CTTCGGGTTCGCTATACCCAACATCCTCCTGCACAGTTTCTTGAGGAATTCAAGAAATTTGTTGCTTTGCACCCTGGCGTCATTCTCGACGAAATAGATTCTGCCCCATCTGAGGAAGTGGATCAAG GGTCAGATGGGTGCAAGGCATCAGGTGGCGAGGTTCCCCCTCCAACAAAGAAACCGAAGAGAG gtgTTTCCCGAGTGAAGCACATAGGGCCAGGGGGTGAAGCCGGTCCTTCAAGGCCTAAGAAAG GTCCTATAGGCTATGATCAGAGTGATCCTCCAGTCCTGGATGGAGAGGGTGCCTGCCCGTATTGCCACCTGTCACCGTGTGTTAGAGCCAGACCACCCAGCTGGCTGATTGGAAGTGCGGCACCTAATTTGGGCAATATGGTAAAACGATACAAATTGTATCGCAAGTACTACACACTACTCGGACATTTGGGGGTGTGGAATCACCCTTTGTACATGGCCTACAAAGCAACGAAGACGAGTGGAAAGGATGTGCTGCCAGACTGTGTATTGACT GAGGTGCGTGGACGGTTCCCAAACCCAACAAATGTTCCGTACAGAAGCGTACAACCATCATGTCCTTTTATTGTTTAA
- the LOC135337834 gene encoding protein PALS1-like, producing the protein MSARDATNSIQQLLESLENLSPILQGRENDLQFLRDMLITNEFHSLLTLHKEVSSATVDRPKVSSQNALTLANMITFDCELESSECPEAKDLVDLLSSPHIEALITTHDKIANKEYPVQAIPTLSNTSKQSSSAQTVRIVHIEKGTDPLGATVKSDQQGNVVISRVLVGGAADKCGLLAAGDIIHQINGENIHGYSVDDVANLMKGLVGTLTFLITPVGAEARVKRWGQSTVYMRSLFSYDPSVDRHHPCQEAGLKFGPGVVLQIVNQEDPNWWQAVREGDNRTRAGIIPSKTFKKRLEMYDNVQQQPMRRRSKIKETQFSMSMSSIGSGHETNTYEEVMKINPQVERPRPIMLIAPRGPPFDLEEIKARLIQQHPDMYGAPVAHTSREQNVNEDNSVDFYFVSRRQMEHNIQNNKFVEHAFYEGHYYGTSIDSIRKVINEGKTCLLIVSPQSIHSVRTSEIKPFLAYLKPPTADFMKQTWVPQKRIKESSIADVIRQATHLEQTYGHYIDHTLLFSNLDSAQQDIMHITNRLRRDQQWVPASWANIW; encoded by the exons ATGAGTGCTAGAGACGCAACTAACA GTATCCAGCAGCTTCTGGAATCTCTAGAGAATCTGTCACCTATACTGCAAGGAAGAGAAAATGACCTTCAATTCCTCAGAGACATGCTCATTACCAATGAGTTTCACTCTCTCTTGACC TTACACAAGGAAGTAAGCAGTGCTACTGTGGACCGCCCCAAAGTTAGTAGTCAAAATGCCCTTACTTTGGCAAACATGATAACATTTGACTGTGAGCTGGAGAGCAGTGAATGCCCTGAGGCAAAGGATCTGGTAGATTTGCTTTCTTCTCCTCACATTGAG GCACTAATAACTACCCATGACAAGATTGCAAATAAAGAATATCCTGTTCAAGCCATCCCTACTCTGTCCAATACCAGTAAGCAATCCAGCAGTGCACAGACAGTGAGGATTGTACACATTGAAAAAGGGACAGATCCGTTA GGAGCTACAGTAAAGTCGGATCAGCAGGGAAATGTTGTCATATCACGTGTTCTAGTGGGTGGAGCCGCAGATAAGTGTGGCTTGCTTGCAGCTGGTGATATAATACATCAAATCAATGGCGAGAACATTCATGGCTACAGTGTTGATGATGTTGCCAATCTTATG AAAGGATTGGTTGGAACTTTGACGTTTTTAATAACTCCTGTTGGTGCAGAGGCTCGTGTAAAGAGATGGGGCCAG TCTACCGTGTACATGCGAAGTTTATTTTCCTACGATCCATCAGTGGATCGCCACCATCCTTGTCAAGAAGCAGGACTCAAGTTCGGTCCAGGGGTTGTGCTGCAGATAGTTAACCAAGAAGATCCCAACTGGTGGCAGGCAGTAAGAGAAGGGGACAATCGAACCAGAGCTGGTATTATCCCAAGCAAGACATTCAAGAAAAg ACTCGAAATGTACGACAACGTGCAACAGCAGCCAATGAGAAGGAGATCAAAGATCAAAGAAACTCAATTTTCAATGTCAATGTCTAGCATTG GTTCTGGTCATGAGACTAACACTTATGAAGAGGTGATGAAAATCAACCCACAAGTAGAGAGACCTAGGCCAATAATGCTTAttg CTCCACGTGGACCACCTTTCGACTTAGAAGAAATTAAAGCACGACTCATTCAGCAGCATCCTGATATGTACGGAGCCCCAGTAGCAC ATACATCCCGTGAGCAGAATGTGAACGAGGATAATAGTGTTGACTTCTACTTTGTCAGTCGCAGGCAAATGGAGCATAACATCCAGAACAACAAGTTTGTAGAACACGCCTTCTACGAGGGTCACTACTATGGTACTAGCATTGATTCCATTCGCAAGGTCATTAACGAGGGAAAGACTTGTCTTTTGATAGTGTCTCCACAGTCCATACACTCTGTGCGCACATCGGAGATAAAACCATTCCTTGCTTACCTAAAGCCTCCCACTGCTGACTTCATGAAACAGACCTGGGTGCCACAAAAACGGattaag GAGTCCTCGATAGCAGATGTGATTAGACAGGCTACACACTTGGAACAGACATATGGCCACTACATAGACCACACGCTTCTCTTCAGCAACTTAGACTCGGCTCAGCAAGACATTATGCACATCACTAATCGTTTAAGGAGAGACCAGCAATGGGTACCTGCATCTTGGGCAAACATCTGGTAG